One stretch of Plasmodium vivax chromosome 8, whole genome shotgun sequence DNA includes these proteins:
- a CDS encoding RAD protein (Pv-fam-e) (encoded by transcript PVX_094650A) encodes MNKMYLSRFVTPALFALLTIQSLDWARPSELNPSWESQPGSSYLARQLAETAARRKKNVSSVRSLKKRDNIKIADENGINATENDKHVKDEKAEVIERKIKLQFGVKESDVSQDLSKAEIDKMLNSFGQILSQRQQYIIFHQHTKYLNKIYNEMTDKMWGLAEKMAFKYRVPHEAMVRYWYKCENGLKNDLNLMNNFAYKNFYSYIQKKPSQPAIKFKLFLSLHDFSWNKEMNENEQKWVQKLAQKMQNYKNKGDKQHMK; translated from the exons ATGAATAAAATGTACCTATCTAGATTTGTCACCCCCGCGCTGTTCGCCCTGTTGACCATACAGTCACTg GATTGGGCTCGCCCGTCGGAATTAAACCCATCATGGGAGTCACAACCAGGGAGTAGCTACCTCGCAAGACAGTTGGCCGAAACGGCGGCGCGCCGAAAGAAGAACGTTTCTTCGGTAAGAAGTTTAAAGAAAAGGGACAACATCAAAATAGCAGatgaaaatggaataaaCGCCACAGAAAACGATAAGCACGTCAAGGATGAAAAAGCCGAAGTTATCGaaagaaaaatcaaattGCAATTCGGTGTTAAAGAGTCAGACGTTTCCCAAGATTTATCAAAGGCAGAAATTGACAAGATGCTAAATTCCTTTGGACAAATTTTAAGCCAGAGACagcaatatattatatttcaccAGCACACTAAATACctgaataaaatttacaacgAAATGACGGATAAAATGTGGGGCCTGGctgaaaaaatggcattcAAATACCGAGTTCCTCATGAAGCTATGGTGAGATATTGGTACAAGTGTGAAAATGGCTTGaaaaatgatttaaatttgatgaataattttgcctataaaaatttttactccTACATCCAGAAAAAGCCCAGTCAACCCGCCATCAaatttaaactttttttgtccctccACGATTTTTCTTGGAATAAAGaaatgaatgaaaatgagcaaaagtGGGTACAGAAACTTGCCCAGAAGatgcaaaattataaaaacaagGGAGATAAGCAGCACATGAAGTGA
- a CDS encoding RAD protein (Pv-fam-e) (encoded by transcript PVX_094645A), producing the protein MTLFTMKRFDSALIFVLLSFLSLNTVGSPNAILSEVWNVCRGAPRQLAERALRESKSPLRGKVVSKVTTKSTLTVKDGVTGKVKEKVHQTVTETVTETVSNDKHPSRSVKVVAIEEGPLPKRQNAYAALSFLPINKDKQFPIPEEFFKTDIPTLVKNFSSLVNESRLNKVFNHYCKYLNVQYKGLMDKLRTNFFAGADECGMKEQDKEKYWKECENALTNDLKTINEIHKKHTDSYVERVVDPKNINHAAFSHYGSWLWNKKLLEEEKKWVKFFDDKIRKQKRGW; encoded by the exons ATGACCCTATTCACCATGAAGAGATTCGACAGCGCACTAATATTTGTTCTTTTGAGCTTCCTCTCCTTA AACACCGTGGGCTCGCCCAACGCCATTTTGTCGGAGGTCTGGAACGTATGCAGAGGTGCACCCAGGCAGCTAGCCGAGAGGGCATTAAGAGAGAGCAAGTCCCCCCTGAGGGGAAAGGTGGTAAGCAAAGTGACGACCAAAAGCACACTCACAGTTAAGGATGGCGTAACTGGAAAggtaaaggaaaaagtaCATCAAACAGTTACGGAAACCGTTACAGAAACAGTTTCAAATGATAAACACCCATCTCGGTCAGTAAAAGTGGTAGCCATAGAAGAAGGTCCATTACCTAAAAGGCAAAACGCGTACGCAGCCTTGTCTTTCTTGCCTATAAACAAAGATAAGCAATTTCCCATCCCAGAAGAATTCTTTAAAACTGATATACCCACGctagtaaaaaatttcagTTCGCTAGTTAATGAGTCCAGACTGAATAAAGTATTTAACCATTATTGTAAGTACCTAAATGTGCAATATAAAGGGTTGATGGATAAATTAAGAACGAACTTTTTTGCAGGAGCTGATGAATGTGGTATGAAAGAGCAagataaggaaaaatacTGGAAGGAATGTGAAAATGCCCTCACCAATGATTTGAAAACTATTAATGAAATTCACAAAAAGCACACCGATAGTTATGTCGAAAGGGTAGTAGACCCTAAAAATATTAACCACGCTGCCTTCTCTCACTATGGTAGCTGGTTGTGGAATAAGAAGTTGttagaggaggaaaaaaaatgggtcaAGTTCTTTGATGACAAAATTAGAAAGCAAAAGCGAGGTtggtaa